One region of Clavibacter michiganensis subsp. tessellarius genomic DNA includes:
- a CDS encoding zeta toxin family protein, whose protein sequence is MRTEKPGVRSTYRAILLAGPPGAGKSTVREMVTGAGQDEFLQIDADDMKERLLRRALADKSYDSWIKPAAVREREQAGERFHPMELSSLVHEESAFLAERLRVESIERGDDIVIDTVLSSDTKARQIMGELERAGYDVQVMDVEVPREVSDERIRTRWREGNERAEKGDGLGGRWVPSEFGAWVYGEPDGRSRPEANARMVAEESPAVSRYRVYWKTAEQEREDPRAPATLVTDMSRASRGGPLVPTRSGPTTEAPRARPLPGITRAGRTAPGRPGPARADRGR, encoded by the coding sequence GTGCGCACCGAGAAGCCCGGCGTCCGCAGCACGTATCGTGCCATCTTGCTCGCGGGCCCGCCGGGGGCGGGCAAGAGCACTGTCCGTGAGATGGTGACGGGCGCGGGACAGGACGAGTTCCTGCAGATCGACGCTGATGACATGAAGGAGCGATTGCTGCGTCGTGCATTGGCCGACAAGAGCTATGACTCCTGGATCAAGCCCGCGGCCGTGCGTGAGCGGGAGCAAGCCGGGGAGCGGTTCCATCCCATGGAACTCTCGTCGCTCGTCCATGAGGAGTCCGCGTTCCTTGCCGAACGACTGCGAGTGGAGTCGATCGAACGGGGTGATGACATCGTCATCGACACGGTCCTGAGCTCGGACACGAAGGCGCGCCAGATCATGGGCGAGCTGGAGCGGGCCGGCTACGACGTCCAGGTGATGGACGTCGAGGTGCCGCGGGAGGTGTCGGACGAGCGGATCCGGACGCGGTGGCGCGAGGGCAACGAGCGCGCGGAGAAGGGTGACGGGCTCGGGGGCCGGTGGGTGCCGAGCGAGTTCGGCGCGTGGGTCTACGGGGAGCCGGATGGTCGGTCGCGGCCGGAGGCGAACGCGCGGATGGTGGCGGAGGAGTCGCCGGCGGTGTCGCGGTACCGCGTGTATTGGAAGACGGCGGAGCAGGAGCGGGAGGATCCGCGTGCGCCGGCGACCCTGGTGACGGACATGTCGCGGGCATCGCGGGGCGGGCCGCTGGTGCCGACGCGATCAGGACCGACGACCGAGGCCCCGCGCGCGAGACCTCTCCCGGGGATCACACGTGCAGGCCGGACGGCCCCGGGCCGACCCGGACCAGCGCGCGCCGACCGCGGGCGCTAG
- a CDS encoding helix-turn-helix domain-containing protein produces MADRDPWDDLPATLRSADLQRLLGIGQTTVSLWFAKGTIPGHRISHSWIAFRSEVREWLESTSTVPVPPHEPYPHPLDAYPDHLTHRHLMELFQKSRPAILGWLRDGVIPAMRPGGRWLIEKAAVRRLLDETSNQRSGFVPKGDRAAS; encoded by the coding sequence ATGGCAGACCGAGACCCCTGGGACGACCTCCCGGCGACGCTGCGCTCGGCCGACCTGCAGCGGCTGCTCGGCATCGGCCAGACGACCGTGAGCCTCTGGTTCGCGAAGGGGACGATCCCCGGGCACCGCATCTCCCACTCCTGGATCGCGTTCCGGTCCGAGGTGCGCGAGTGGCTCGAGTCGACGTCGACCGTGCCGGTGCCGCCGCACGAGCCGTACCCGCATCCGCTCGACGCCTACCCCGACCACCTCACCCACCGCCACCTCATGGAGCTGTTCCAGAAGAGCCGGCCGGCGATCCTCGGCTGGCTGCGCGACGGCGTGATCCCGGCGATGCGGCCGGGCGGACGCTGGCTGATCGAGAAGGCGGCCGTCCGGCGGCTCCTCGACGAGACGAGCAACCAGCGGTCCGGCTTCGTGCCGAAGGGCGACCGCGCCGCGAGCTGA
- a CDS encoding aldehyde dehydrogenase family protein — translation MTTDTALDLDALIDPEEPEAGPGTLRITDPRDGSPVGDIDASTPDEVDAAVRRAVAASAAWAGMPPAQRGQAVRRAAHALAEHAEELAELNARETGKPLGDAQGGVGAGVDTLLQYSELGPVHRGKSLLGTLPNVDFSVPRPRGVTVALTPWNDPVAVAAGIIGAALVMGNTVVHKPSERCPHTGELLGKVLADALPEGVLVSVVGGGDVGDRLVAHEDTRVVAHVGSTAAGEAIARRAAGTPTHVIRENGGNDPLLVDAGVDPAWAAAQAALGSFANAGQICTSVERIYVHRDIADRFTAALVAEAERWNSSGDLGPLVDGRMRDAVHEQVAEALTEGARALVGGHVPDGPGSRYPATVLVDCTDDMTVMTAETFGPVAAVRVVADFDEALQRASDDRYGLAASVLTASMEHAQRAAAELPVGTIKVNGVFGGAPGGAAQPRGRSGSGFGYGPELLDEMSTTTVVHLGLPVLDAGDAR, via the coding sequence GTGACCACGGACACCGCACTCGACCTGGATGCCCTGATCGACCCCGAGGAGCCCGAGGCCGGACCCGGGACGCTGCGGATCACGGATCCGCGCGACGGCTCGCCCGTGGGCGACATCGACGCGTCGACCCCCGACGAGGTCGACGCCGCGGTGCGCCGCGCGGTCGCCGCATCCGCCGCGTGGGCCGGCATGCCGCCCGCCCAGCGCGGCCAGGCCGTGCGCCGCGCCGCCCACGCGCTGGCCGAGCACGCCGAGGAGCTGGCCGAGCTCAACGCGCGCGAGACCGGCAAGCCCCTGGGCGACGCGCAGGGCGGCGTCGGCGCGGGCGTCGACACGCTGCTGCAGTACTCCGAGCTCGGGCCGGTGCACCGCGGGAAGAGCCTGCTCGGCACGCTCCCGAACGTCGACTTCTCCGTGCCGCGGCCGCGCGGCGTCACGGTCGCGCTCACGCCGTGGAACGATCCGGTGGCGGTGGCCGCGGGCATCATCGGGGCGGCGCTCGTGATGGGCAACACCGTGGTCCACAAGCCGAGCGAGCGCTGCCCGCACACGGGCGAGCTGCTCGGGAAGGTCCTCGCCGACGCGCTGCCCGAGGGTGTCCTCGTCTCCGTGGTCGGCGGCGGCGACGTCGGCGACCGGCTCGTCGCGCACGAGGACACGCGCGTGGTCGCGCACGTCGGATCCACCGCCGCGGGCGAGGCCATCGCCCGCCGCGCCGCCGGCACGCCCACGCACGTGATCCGCGAGAACGGCGGCAACGACCCGCTCCTCGTCGACGCGGGCGTGGACCCCGCGTGGGCCGCCGCGCAGGCCGCCCTCGGGTCCTTCGCCAACGCCGGCCAGATCTGCACCTCGGTCGAGCGGATCTACGTGCACCGCGACATCGCCGACCGCTTCACCGCCGCGCTCGTCGCGGAGGCCGAGCGCTGGAACTCCTCCGGCGACCTCGGGCCGCTGGTCGACGGGCGGATGCGCGACGCCGTGCACGAGCAGGTCGCGGAGGCGCTCACCGAGGGCGCCCGCGCGCTCGTCGGCGGGCACGTGCCGGACGGCCCCGGATCCCGTTACCCCGCCACCGTGCTCGTGGACTGCACCGACGACATGACCGTGATGACGGCGGAGACGTTCGGCCCGGTCGCGGCCGTCCGCGTGGTCGCGGACTTCGACGAGGCGCTCCAGCGCGCGTCCGACGACCGGTACGGGCTCGCCGCGAGCGTGCTGACCGCGTCGATGGAGCACGCGCAGCGCGCCGCGGCCGAGCTGCCCGTCGGCACGATCAAGGTCAACGGCGTCTTCGGCGGCGCGCCCGGCGGCGCCGCGCAGCCCCGCGGCCGCAGCGGATCCGGCTTCGGCTACGGCCCCGAGCTCCTCGACGAGATGAGCACCACGACGGTCGTGCACCTCGGGCTGCCGGTGCTCGACGCGGGCGACGCGCGATGA
- the rfaE2 gene encoding D-glycero-beta-D-manno-heptose 1-phosphate adenylyltransferase, with protein MTSELRGIIGLLAERRPTVTVIGDVILDEWWRGHSDRMTREAPAPVVDVTERIQSLGGAANTAVNLASLGGTVRMVGLVGQDAAGDRVRDLLVAAGVDVTGLVHSPRLRTTTKTRIVGDDQVIVRVDDVHRGSVHRDDARALARAALEATADADAEIVSDYGTGTLHGVVLESLAARSSRPGLTVVDAHDPAIWAPLRPDLITPNAGEASRLIDRPLARDEDRAAVIAGLADAVLAASGSATAVVTLDRDGTVVLGAGEPYRTRAHPVPEKQASGAGDTFVAALTLARAVGLPLAVSADFAQAAADVVVRLPGTSVCSAATLADHLGETRSRTVSQGELVDLVAAERAAGRRIVFTNGCFDVLHRGHTTYLRQAKRLGDVLVVALNSDDSVRRLKGSDRPVNTAEDRAGVLAELSCVDVITVFDTDTPIPLLEAVQPDVYAKGGDYTPEMLDETAVVRGYGGEVSILGYVPSQSTSSMVDRIRASAPDPGFTRPAGTATSASAAAPAPDPTAPETEPEPAPGGP; from the coding sequence ATGACCAGCGAGCTGCGCGGGATCATCGGCCTCCTCGCGGAGCGCCGGCCGACCGTCACGGTCATCGGCGACGTGATCCTCGACGAGTGGTGGCGCGGCCACAGCGACCGGATGACCCGCGAGGCGCCGGCGCCCGTCGTGGACGTGACCGAGCGGATCCAGTCGCTCGGCGGCGCCGCGAACACCGCCGTCAACCTCGCGAGCCTCGGCGGCACCGTGCGGATGGTCGGCCTCGTCGGCCAGGACGCCGCGGGCGACCGCGTGCGCGACCTGCTCGTCGCGGCCGGCGTCGACGTCACCGGCCTCGTCCACTCGCCGCGGCTACGCACCACCACCAAGACCCGCATCGTGGGCGACGACCAGGTGATCGTGCGGGTCGACGACGTGCACCGCGGATCCGTGCACCGCGACGACGCGCGCGCCCTCGCCCGCGCCGCCCTCGAGGCCACGGCCGACGCGGACGCCGAGATCGTCTCCGACTACGGCACCGGCACGCTGCACGGCGTGGTGCTCGAGTCGCTCGCCGCCCGGTCGAGCCGCCCCGGCCTCACGGTGGTCGACGCGCACGATCCCGCCATCTGGGCGCCGCTCCGCCCCGACCTCATCACGCCGAACGCGGGCGAGGCGAGCCGCCTCATCGACCGGCCGCTCGCGCGCGACGAGGACCGGGCCGCCGTCATCGCGGGGCTCGCCGACGCCGTGCTCGCCGCATCCGGATCCGCGACCGCCGTCGTCACGCTCGACCGCGACGGCACCGTGGTGCTCGGCGCGGGCGAGCCGTACCGCACGCGCGCGCACCCGGTGCCGGAGAAGCAGGCGTCCGGCGCGGGCGACACGTTCGTCGCCGCCCTCACGCTCGCGCGCGCCGTGGGCCTGCCGCTCGCCGTGAGCGCCGACTTCGCGCAGGCCGCGGCCGACGTCGTCGTGCGCCTCCCCGGCACCTCCGTCTGCTCCGCCGCGACCCTCGCCGACCACCTCGGCGAGACGCGCTCGCGCACCGTCAGCCAGGGCGAGCTCGTCGACCTCGTGGCCGCCGAGCGCGCCGCGGGCCGCCGCATCGTCTTCACCAACGGCTGCTTCGACGTGCTGCACCGCGGCCACACGACCTACCTCCGCCAGGCCAAGCGCCTCGGCGACGTGCTCGTGGTCGCGCTCAACAGCGACGACTCCGTGCGGCGGCTGAAGGGATCCGACCGGCCGGTGAATACGGCCGAGGACCGCGCGGGCGTGCTCGCCGAGCTGTCGTGCGTCGACGTGATCACCGTGTTCGACACCGACACCCCGATCCCGCTGCTCGAGGCGGTGCAGCCCGACGTGTACGCGAAGGGCGGCGACTACACGCCGGAGATGCTCGACGAGACCGCGGTCGTGCGCGGATACGGCGGCGAGGTGTCGATCCTCGGCTACGTGCCGTCGCAGTCGACGAGCTCGATGGTGGACCGGATCCGCGCGTCGGCGCCCGACCCCGGATTCACGCGGCCCGCGGGCACGGCGACGTCGGCATCCGCGGCCGCGCCGGCTCCCGACCCCACGGCCCCCGAGACGGAACCGGAGCCCGCTCCGGGCGGCCCCTGA
- a CDS encoding DUF2795 domain-containing protein gives MAINPIELQKHLSGLDYPASKDAIVKKAEESGADSDALDALKKIEDKEYDAPTAINSAVSDAS, from the coding sequence ATGGCCATCAACCCCATCGAGCTCCAGAAGCACCTCAGCGGCCTCGACTACCCGGCGTCGAAGGACGCGATCGTGAAGAAGGCGGAGGAGTCGGGCGCCGACTCCGACGCGCTCGACGCGCTCAAGAAGATCGAGGACAAGGAGTACGACGCTCCCACCGCGATCAACTCCGCGGTCTCCGACGCGAGCTGA
- a CDS encoding glycosyltransferase: MPAGVGAGAIPGSGSGAGAGAGANASPGTGAGRRSRRWSGEWGARRAPDAPRIDVLIPSAGRAAELAVTLSGLAGQDDPPFRVVVSDQSDGFRASVEPSVQGMVRVLRAQGREVEVVAHLPRRGIAEHRASLLARATADAVLFLDDDVWLEPGMLRRMHDALDALGIGFVGAAVQGLSYLDDRRAHEAADFTPWGDAVEPERIRRGTPAFDRWPLHNAANLAHIAADLDLEVDTWLAYRIAWVGGCVLYRRSALVETGGFDFWERLPERHSGEDVAAQWRVMERFGGAGIVPSGAVHLEAPTTLPVREVDAFDVVFAEEQVEQPDPPGSPEQPAVQESPDPQEEHLGDVPPEESTRSVGGADPRADRS, from the coding sequence ATGCCCGCCGGTGTAGGCGCGGGCGCGATCCCGGGCTCGGGCTCGGGCGCGGGCGCGGGCGCGGGCGCGAACGCGAGCCCGGGCACGGGCGCCGGCCGTCGCAGCCGCCGCTGGTCCGGCGAGTGGGGAGCCCGCCGCGCCCCGGACGCCCCGCGGATCGACGTGCTGATCCCGAGCGCCGGCCGCGCGGCCGAGCTCGCCGTCACGCTCTCGGGCCTCGCCGGGCAGGACGACCCGCCGTTCCGCGTGGTCGTGAGCGACCAGTCCGACGGCTTCCGCGCGTCCGTCGAGCCCAGCGTTCAGGGCATGGTCCGCGTGCTCCGGGCGCAGGGCCGCGAGGTCGAGGTGGTGGCGCACCTGCCGCGCCGCGGGATCGCGGAGCACCGGGCGTCGCTGCTCGCGCGCGCCACCGCCGACGCCGTGCTGTTCCTCGACGACGACGTGTGGCTCGAGCCCGGCATGCTGCGCCGTATGCACGACGCCCTCGACGCGCTCGGCATCGGCTTCGTGGGCGCCGCCGTGCAGGGCCTCAGCTACCTCGACGACCGCCGGGCCCACGAGGCCGCCGACTTCACGCCGTGGGGCGACGCGGTCGAACCGGAGCGCATCCGCCGCGGCACCCCGGCCTTCGACCGCTGGCCGCTGCACAACGCCGCGAACCTCGCCCACATCGCCGCCGACCTCGACCTCGAGGTCGACACCTGGCTCGCCTACCGGATCGCGTGGGTCGGCGGCTGCGTGCTCTACCGCCGGAGCGCGCTCGTGGAGACCGGCGGCTTCGACTTCTGGGAGCGGCTGCCCGAGCGGCACTCCGGGGAGGACGTCGCCGCGCAGTGGCGGGTGATGGAGCGCTTCGGCGGCGCGGGCATCGTCCCGAGCGGCGCCGTGCACCTCGAGGCGCCGACCACGCTGCCCGTCCGCGAGGTGGACGCGTTCGACGTGGTGTTCGCGGAGGAGCAGGTGGAGCAGCCGGATCCGCCCGGGTCGCCGGAGCAGCCGGCGGTGCAGGAGTCGCCGGATCCCCAGGAAGAGCACCTAGGCGACGTGCCGCCGGAGGAGTCGACTCGATCCGTGGGCGGTGCGGATCCCCGCGCCGACCGCTCCTGA
- a CDS encoding DUF2087 domain-containing protein codes for MDHIDPRRIAAVLADAEMRAAYARVVLGSSLDDALAHLSPARRRKAATALTGSGLVALDPEGTATAPDAVFRAILAQQPATPPAQGVERFLREGRIAQWPASPADLDDLLRHVVTQVLDTHEVLDERALTARLVRLTDDHALLRRHLVDAGLVLRTRSGSEYARAMNEPA; via the coding sequence ATGGACCACATCGACCCGCGCCGCATCGCCGCCGTGCTCGCCGACGCGGAGATGCGCGCGGCCTACGCGCGCGTCGTGCTCGGATCCTCGCTCGACGACGCCCTCGCGCACCTGTCCCCGGCGCGTCGGCGGAAGGCCGCGACCGCGCTCACCGGATCCGGCCTCGTGGCCCTCGACCCCGAGGGCACCGCGACCGCGCCCGACGCCGTCTTCCGCGCGATCCTCGCCCAGCAGCCCGCGACGCCGCCCGCCCAGGGCGTCGAGCGCTTCCTCCGCGAGGGCCGCATCGCGCAGTGGCCGGCCTCCCCGGCCGACCTCGACGACCTGCTCCGGCACGTCGTCACCCAGGTGCTGGACACGCACGAGGTCCTCGACGAGAGGGCCCTCACCGCGCGCCTGGTCCGCCTCACCGACGACCACGCCCTGCTCCGCCGCCACCTCGTGGACGCGGGCCTCGTGCTGCGGACGCGCTCGGGATCGGAGTACGCGCGGGCGATGAACGAGCCGGCCTAG